GGCCAATGGGCTTGAACGAACTCTGCACCTATAAATACGTGGTGCACGGCAAGGGCGAAATCAAGTAGTCCGCAACTGCGGCACAGTTCCACGCCTACACTTATGATTCGGACTTAAGAAAGGGGTTTCCCGGCCGGGACTCGGCCTCCGCCATGGCTTTCTCGGTCTTCAGGCGCAGTTGACCGCAAGCCGCATTGATGTCGTGTCCCTTTTCCCGACGGATGGTGACCGAGATACCGGCCTTCTTCAGTACATCGACAAATGCATCCTGGCGTCGCAGGCTGGGCCGTTTCCAAGGCAAGCCCTCGACCTTGTTGTACGGAATACAGTTCACGTGCGCATGCAGCTCTTTGGCGATCTTAACCAGTTCCCGGGCCTGCTCCAAACTGTCGTTCACCTCTTCGATCAAAATGAATTCAAGCGTCAACATACGCCCGTGCTTCTGCTGGAAGGCCTTCGCCGCAGGCAGCAGTTGCTCCAAGGGGTAGCGCTTATTCACCGGCATGATCTGGTCACGCACCTCGTTGGTCGCCCCGTGCAAGGAAATAGCCAGCCGCACGGCCACACCCTCTTCCGCCAACTTTTCAATCTGCGGCGCCAGTCCCGAGGTCGAAACCGTGATCCGGCGCGCCCCGAAGTTCAGCCCCCAGTCCGCATTTAGAATCTGGATCGTCCTCACCAGCGTGTCGTAGTTCGCAAGCGGTTCGCCCATGCCCATGAAGACAATGTTGTCGAAAGACGCGATCTCGTCCTTGGCCCGTTCCGTATGGGCGTCTTCCATACGGCAAATATGCATGAGCTGTGACACCACTTCAGCCGCCATCAAATTACGCCGGAATCCGGCCAATCCCGAAGCACAAAACTTGCAGCCATAGGCACAACCGACCTGGATCGACACACAGACCGTCTTGCGCGACTTTTCCTGCCCCACACCCGTCTGCGGCGCACGAATCAGCACTGTCTCAATCAGCGACTTGTCCTCCAGCTCCATGAGGAATTTCTGGGTCACATCATCCGAACGCTTATCAATCAACGGCCGGGTCGGGTAGAATATGTAATTCGCGTCCAGCCAGGCCCTGAAATCCTTGGGCAGGTTCGTCATGGCATCCCAGCGGTCCACCCGCTTCTTGTAGAGCCACTCCATCACCTGCTTCGAACGGAAGGCTTTGTAGCCGGCCGCCAAGGCAGCCTCGGTCAGGCTTTCCAGCGTTTCGCCATAGATACTGGGCTTGTTTGGAGAAAATTTCACGACGGTTAGTTATAGATTGAAACAAGGAACTCGTTGCTAGATCCTGAGTCTAGTCTCCGTGAAACATCTCCAACAATCAACCACCAAGCTGCCGCAACCGTATCTCACACGACGGATCCGGGATATGGCCGCCAGCGAACGTCCACAGGAACGTCTGGAGAAGCATGGCCCCGCCGCCCTCAGCGACAGGGAGCTGCTGGCCATGCTCCTGCGCAGCGGCCCGAAAGGCACCGATGTCCTGAGCATGTCCGGCGCATTGATCGATACCGCCGGGAGCCTGGGGCAGCTGCTGCGCTGGACAGCCAGCGACTTTGAGACCGTTCACGGCATCGGAAAGGTCAAGGCCCTGCAACTCGTGGCCGTGATGGAATTCGCCCGCCGCATCCTCCGGGAGGACGAGTCCGTACCGATGGTCTTTGATGCGCCGGAAGTCGTGCAACGCCACTTCCAAACCGAAATCGCCAGCTTGGAGGTTGAGAAATTCTGGGTTCTCTGCCTCGACCGTAAAAACCGCCTGATTCACCGGGTCGAAGCCACCACCGGCACAGCCACCAGCGCACTCGCACATCCGCGGGAAGTCTTTCGTGAAGCCATCAAACGCAACGCCACCGCGGTGATCGCGGTCCACAACCATCCCAGCGGCGACCCCGCGCCCAGCCGTGCCGACATCCAGATCACCCGCCAGTTGAGGGATGCCGCCGGCATTATCGGAATCGACTTCCTTGATCACATCATCCTCGGCCAGCGCAATAAGGACCCGCAAGGCCTCGGCTATTATAGCTTCAACGATGCGGGCCTGGTCTAGCTAAGAGAGCGAACCCCTCCACCGCTTCGCGGTCCCCCTCCCCTTGAAAAGAGGAGGAGCTATTGGGGAGGGCAGGAGGCGTGATTGGATACAGCCTCGGGTCGAAGCAACTGTCTTCGCTTCGCTACAGAGATTACTCAAATGAATGCGGGGTTGTCAGAATCATTTTGCCTTTCCTCCATTTCAGCACGGCCGGCGGTTCAATCAGCCCCGACGGACGGATAAGGATATCCGTCCCTACCACTGAAAATAGAATGCGGAGCTGTCAGCATTCGTGCACATCCGTGTGCATTCGTGGTTTCAAAACACAGCGCTGCTCGAATCATTCTGTTTCCCCTGCCAACACGACGGGAGAGGCAGAATCATTCCAGCAGCGGCGTGCTTACAGCGGAGTAGAACAGAATAATTAGTGACAGAATGATTATTCCAGCGGCGTGCTCACGACGGTGACAGTGCCAATTCCAGCGCTCCGGTTGAAAGCATCATGCTGTTTACACATCCACCGTTCTCAGCGAATTGATGGGATCGGCGACCCGCCCCCGGCCTCGGCGGACAAGGGATATCCGTCCCTACCACTGAAAATAGAATGCGAAGCTGTCAGCATTCGTGCACATCCGTGTGCATTCGTGGTTTCAAAACACAGCGCTGCTCGAATCATTCTGTTCCCCAAGATCAACGCATCACTACGATTGACTCGCCCCGCGGGCCAAATTCTCACGAATTCGGCTACCAAGGGGTGTTGCGACTAAGCCAAAGCCTTTTTGACCAGGGCCAGTGCGCGATCCGAGAGCGGCAACTGCAGGGCAGCCTCGTGCCCCCGATCACTCATTTTGGCCCAGGTCTTCTGCAGGATGCCGATCACCTTCGCCTCTTCCCACTTGTCAAGATAGCCTTCGAACTGAGATTCAAGGAACACCAGACAGAGCGCATCTTCGATCTGCTGCACGTCCTCATTCGTCTTGAGCCCCTGCTTCAAGTTAATCGCCTGCACCGCTTCGATCATTTCGTCGCCATAGCCGACCGAGCGCAGCACTTGCGAACTTTGCTCCGCATGGATTTTCTTCAAATCCGTC
The DNA window shown above is from Coraliomargarita parva and carries:
- the rlmN gene encoding 23S rRNA (adenine(2503)-C(2))-methyltransferase RlmN is translated as MKFSPNKPSIYGETLESLTEAALAAGYKAFRSKQVMEWLYKKRVDRWDAMTNLPKDFRAWLDANYIFYPTRPLIDKRSDDVTQKFLMELEDKSLIETVLIRAPQTGVGQEKSRKTVCVSIQVGCAYGCKFCASGLAGFRRNLMAAEVVSQLMHICRMEDAHTERAKDEIASFDNIVFMGMGEPLANYDTLVRTIQILNADWGLNFGARRITVSTSGLAPQIEKLAEEGVAVRLAISLHGATNEVRDQIMPVNKRYPLEQLLPAAKAFQQKHGRMLTLEFILIEEVNDSLEQARELVKIAKELHAHVNCIPYNKVEGLPWKRPSLRRQDAFVDVLKKAGISVTIRREKGHDINAACGQLRLKTEKAMAEAESRPGNPFLKSES
- the radC gene encoding RadC family protein, with translation MKHLQQSTTKLPQPYLTRRIRDMAASERPQERLEKHGPAALSDRELLAMLLRSGPKGTDVLSMSGALIDTAGSLGQLLRWTASDFETVHGIGKVKALQLVAVMEFARRILREDESVPMVFDAPEVVQRHFQTEIASLEVEKFWVLCLDRKNRLIHRVEATTGTATSALAHPREVFREAIKRNATAVIAVHNHPSGDPAPSRADIQITRQLRDAAGIIGIDFLDHIILGQRNKDPQGLGYYSFNDAGLV
- a CDS encoding DUF4202 domain-containing protein, translated to MNFKEDQRFQEAIAAFDSLNSKDPNTVEAGGQTLPKELHDSLAMTRWIEKLYPDADEAVHLAARCQHLCRWEVPRNSYPEGRTGYLKWRTDLKKIHAEQSSQVLRSVGYGDEMIEAVQAINLKQGLKTNEDVQQIEDALCLVFLESQFEGYLDKWEEAKVIGILQKTWAKMSDRGHEAALQLPLSDRALALVKKALA